In Nostoc sp. CENA543, a single genomic region encodes these proteins:
- the dcd gene encoding dCTP deaminase yields MAQKGMISPFEPSLIRKVQKDLSIGCQPAISYGVSSYGYDIRLSPVEFRIFRHIPGTVVDPKNFNPQHLESTQLHTDNNGRYFILPAHSYSLGVALEKLEIPDNITVICIGKSTYARCGIIANITPAEAAWRGHLTLEFSNSSSADCRIYANEGVVKLLFFEGELCSVSYQNHHGKYQDQSEIVTLAKVC; encoded by the coding sequence ATGGCTCAAAAAGGAATGATTTCACCTTTTGAGCCAAGCTTAATCAGAAAAGTACAGAAAGACCTATCTATAGGTTGTCAACCTGCAATTAGCTATGGTGTGTCTTCCTATGGGTATGATATTCGCCTTTCTCCTGTTGAGTTCCGCATCTTTCGCCACATTCCCGGAACTGTAGTTGATCCCAAAAACTTTAATCCTCAGCATTTGGAATCTACACAGCTGCATACAGATAACAATGGAAGGTACTTTATTTTGCCTGCTCATAGTTACAGTCTGGGGGTTGCTTTAGAGAAATTAGAGATTCCCGACAATATCACTGTAATTTGCATCGGAAAATCAACTTATGCACGATGCGGCATAATAGCCAACATTACCCCTGCTGAAGCTGCATGGCGAGGTCATTTAACTCTAGAATTTTCTAATTCTTCTAGTGCAGACTGTCGTATCTATGCTAACGAAGGTGTAGTTAAACTGCTATTTTTTGAAGGTGAACTCTGCTCAGTTAGTTATCAAAATCATCATGGTAAATATCAGGATCAAAGTGAAATCGTGACACTAGCTAAGGTATGCTAG